Below is a window of Camelina sativa cultivar DH55 chromosome 11, Cs, whole genome shotgun sequence DNA.
taTTATGTGCTAGTGAAGCATTTAAACTTTGTGTATTTATGTATTGAAAAGATGATAATTTATGATAAAGTTTCAGTATTTCTTCTTTAAAATGTGTTGAATGGAAATTCCTTGTCTTTGAAATCTTGTAAATTTTTCTGGTAGATACTATGGGGTCTAACcagttaattaaatatttatggGGCGAAATTGAAAAAGGTAAGAAGATTTCGAGGGTTAAGAAGCTAAATATATCAAAGTTGAAAAGTGTGAACTTTTTCTTTCCTCTCGGTAGGAAGcagaaaaaaatcagattttgcaaaaacaaaatttagggtttaagaaatCTTTTCTTCAGTGAGTTTCGAGCTTCGTCCGAAGAACAGTTCCAACTTCAGCAGCCATGGCGAGCACCAAAGTTCAGAGGATTATGACTCAACCTATTGTAATCTTCCTCGATTTTGATACTCTTCTTTTTTGCGACTCTAAATCTCGCTCTGTTTAGTTTACTAACTCTTTACTTTATGATTTCAGAATCTGATCTTCAGGTTTCTCCAAAGTGTAAGTGTTAATACGATTACTCTGATTAGCTTTTTGTTTGGGAACCATCGATATGTTTACTTATAGAGAGTCTGGTTTGCTTTATAATGCAGAAAGCTCGGATTCAGATTTGGCTTTTTGAGCAGAAAGATTTGAGGATTGAGGGACGTATTACTGTAAgtcttaatatttttgtttcggGCATAGCTTAAAAAATTGAAGCTTTTGGCTTTGTTGATTGGCTAAAACTAGAAAATTTGACATGCTTGTGTTCTACATTATCACTAGTGTGATCTTTTTTATCTAAGGTAGAATTTTTATGTGATATGTAACATTTGGAATTTGTCATGATGttgtttctatttctttttcgaACTTTGATTGGTACCACTGTCACCATGGAGCTAGATTGTATATACATTGTCTGATAATTGTAAGATAGCAATTAGTTCGATTCTTTGGGTTGGTGTGTATCATCTAGATTTAAGACTGTGTTTGTATTGCCCATATTGTTGTTGAGATGATAACAGAGATGGTTAAGATTAATCAATGTTATGTCTTTGgtctatcttttgtttttgattacaCAGTTGTTTAGTTGACTTTGAATGTTTCATTGTTTCGTTATTCTAACTTTCCCATTGTGCAGGGTTTTGATGAGTACATGAATTTGGTGCTGGATGAAGCTGAGGAAGTAAGCATCAAGAAGAAGACCAGAAAACCACTTGGTGAGTTGATTGTGACTCCTTGCAACCGTTCTTCTACAAGATTCCGGTTCACATTTCTTACATTGTTTTCGTAATGGTTGATGCTAACTTGCACAAATACTGGATTTCAGGAAGGATTTTGCTTAAAGGAGACAACATAACTCTGATGATGAACGCGTAAGTATCATTATCCTCTCATTTGTTTCCCATTCCTTTCAAGTCTCAGTTCTGCTCTCCCTGGATGTAAAGATATGTAACTCAATCAATCTATATCTTATTACAGCGGGAAGTGATGTCTGTTGCAATGGAGGAATGATCCAACTATATCGGATGGTTTAAGAGTTCTTGTTTCCTCTCTTGTTTCCTTTGGGAATTGTTGTCTTTTTGCTTACTGTCAAATTGAAAAAGTTCACTTGCAAAACCTTTcatgagaaaaaaaagtttcttacaTAGAAAACTCAAATCCAAGAATATCGTAGTTGTTAACAAATGTCTAACATACTTTTGTTTAGATCATAAGCTAATTTGCTGTCCAAAATCTGATagttaaataatttgttaaGTCTTATTAGCCAAAAGAATTGACCCTCGCATATAAACACACATAAGAAAATGTCGGACAACATGCGTTATGTTGTTTTACCGATCTCTCGTTAAACTTGGaaccaataaaaaataacattgtaTACAAAAATAAAGAGTTAAAACGCAAAGAAAAGCCTCTTTTCACATATACAAATGGATCAAACTCAATAAGGCTTCCTACCAAGAAAATTCCCCGGGGGATCGTAATTGCAAGCCAAGAGTACGCCTCCACCGCCATTGCAGATCACGTGGGCGCAGCCAATCCTTTGTGTGTTTTTCCATACAATTTGTGTGTAATGGCCACACATCTCGGCGTTGCAAGAGTTAGATCTATAGTTATAGCTCCTTGCTTCAGACAACCATCCATAAGAGGCTTGAGAAGGGCTCCAACTCTTGCCTGACCCCCAAAAGAGATTCTCACCATAGGGTCCATTGGAATGGATCAAGGCGCAGTCACGGCGTCTCTGGTTAGCCCACCATTGCGCGTAACGTGCCAATTTAGCGTCCCATTTTAGCGGTTTGAGCCTTAAACGAGCTCTTACTGCGTTTTGTGGACCCATGAACTGTTGTTGGTAGGTTGCGCAATGACAACATGTTACAAGAAGTATGAGAGTCGTGATTATAACCGAAACACCACTAATGTGTTTTGGAGGAGCCATCTCGGGTGAGGCTTGAACTAATGGTCTCTGGCttggttttatatataagcTTAAAATCGTGAAGAGAATTTTGTTTGTacgatttttaaaatattataagggGGAAAGTGTCAACTCTATGATTAAGTGGTGTACATGTTCGATTATGATAGCcacatttgaatttgttttgaaTTCTTAGATTTCGTGAATAATTAAgtatgtattttaataattttatatgtgtttAACGTATAGTTTATGCATAGTAggtatattaatattatagattGGCCACCCCAAAAAAGTCTTGGGGTAAGAAGATTTACAATAAAGAACCTTTCGTTAACAATAGTATAATAGCACTTTTTAATATAAGacaagtttattttgtttggaacTAAGTCAGCCAGCAGTAGTTGGATATCGatgcttcatcttctttattAACTACTTACATTATTGAACCAAAATTAACTTTTTGAAAGAATATAGTCTAAGTAAAACCACATATAGCATGACGTTATGTAGCATTTTATGCGGAGAAAGTCAAGAAAGGCTATCCAAGCcagttattattattgtaaaagtAGCTAAAGAGAGGTAAATGTTGCAGAGAACTACACAGTTTTTGTTGATCAGGAGATTCAGGACACTATGCAAGAGCTTCTGCGATGATGGAACGGTGGGACAATTGCTGTTCGTAGAGGTCACGGAATATACGGTATTTGGCGTCATGATACTTCTTAATCTTAGGGTCTGATGATGGATGAACCACCTGGAATTCATTACAAGTGGTCAGCATAACCAACATGATCGATGTTGTATATAAATAACATCATGAGCAATGAAGTTAGAAAAGCATATTACTTGTCCAGCTGCGTTAAGAGCTTTCATGGCATCATGGAGACTAGGATAGTTCTTGCAAGCAACTGCTCCAAGAATTGCTGCTCCTAAGAGAACAGACTCGCTTTCTCGTGGGAGAATTATTGGACAACCTGCGAATAGATCGATCCAGTAAGATTACTCTTGGTCGTGGAGATTTTACTGATTAGAGTATAAAAGAGGAAAAATGAGTGTGGTTTGTAATATACCAACTATATCAGCATGTTCTTGGATGAACAATGGGTTCTTTGAAAGGCCGCCACAAGCAAGCAGTGTATCAATCTAACATCAAATGTAGAGACAGAGAAATATGAGAAATGCCTTGTATTGTTTCTATAGAGCAATGTGTAAAGAAATGCAAAGAAATCTTACTTTGTGACCATGACCATTGCAATGCTCTACAATATGACGTGTACCATATGCGATTCCCTGTATTGTGGCGAGGTATAGTAGAGCCAACTGCTTCTCGGATGTGTCAAGAGTCATTCCGAATATGACTCCTTTCGAATTTGGGTCAGCAACAGGAGATCTGTAACACAGCTTTGAATCAATATTAACTCAAGTGGGAAGAAACAGAGCAGCATCTCTCTGTTTTAGTTACCTGTTTCCGTGAAAGTCGGGAAGGATATGCATGTCTGAGGTAAGGGCAGCTATAAATGGAGAACTTGTATCTTCAGCCATCGTTTTCAAAATGTTGTTCAGTAGTTCAAACACAGAAACTTCTGCAAGAGACCGGCACAAAAGCATTTAACCAATGTCATGTCAACATAAGTGACTATAGAAGGGAAATAGTCAAAAATATCAGATTTGGTTTGTTACTCTGGGAAGCAGCACGATTGGCAAGACGAGGAGAAGCAACATGATTTTCGATGATGTGATCAAGTAAAGCTCCAGTGGCACTTTGTCCTCCTTCTGTAAGCCAATACTCCGGAACCATTGCTGCAACAGTTTTGGTGAAACAAGAGTGagattattatataattcaGAACGAAAGAATACAGATCAAATGTGTATGTACCTGACCAAAAAGGCCCCCACACGCCAGGGATAAATAGCTTTTCACGGGAAACAGCCATATGGCAAGTTGATGTGCCGCATACCAAGACCATTCGAGAGCATAAAGTATCCACATCTGACTCTGAAAACGCCAATCCTTAGGGACTGATAAATCACATTACGCTGTACTATTATAGCAAAGTATGTATACCTTTCGTCAAGGAGTCCAAATCTGATTTACTTTCCATTACCCCAACACCACCGGCATGAGCATCAATGAGTGAAGTCCCAACAGGAGTTCCAGCCAACAGGCCCAGTTCCtgtgaaaaatgaaaaaagaaggaagtgagGTAAATATGTAACATAATGAAAATATAGACCCAAGAAGTAGGCATACTCTTAAGACCtacagaaaaaataaagtgcTTGCTCTTGTATCTAAACACCTCTATTTTCTTGAATTATCAGCGGTTCTCAGTAAAAAACTTACCTTAGCAGCGGATGCAGTTAGACCATTACCCAGTGGATGTCCCGGAAAAGCTACACTTCGTCctatataacaataaaaataacattgttACAAGGTAAAAGTAGAGGTTTCACAGTTCCTCTAAAGAGCCTTTCTAACAGctaaagcaaacaaacaataaaacaagcATACCCATCTTAGCATGGTGACCATCTACCAAATCGCCTAAGCCAATTTCTTCCCAGAACTCATCATCCCATCCACACGCTTCCATATCACGAGAAGCCTTCTCACTCATCTGGTGCATGTGTGCATGGCCAAGATAAGTCCATTTGCATACTGTTGTGCACAAACTACGTGTATCATCTCCAGTAGCTCTAgcaggaaacaaaaagaaatcagatTCCGCAAAGACAAATATGAGGGATAAAAAAGGCTTGGTGGTGTGGCGCACCTGTAAGATAGCCAATCACTCAAGTCCATCCACTTATAGACCATTGACCAAGACTCCTTAAGATTTTCCTTCACCCATAGAAGCTGCAAAAGGAGAACTCTTTTGTGTCTGTCAAGCTCAAACAAGCAGATTGCAATCACACAAAGAAGTATCAATCAAGGAATATTTATTAACCTATACCTTTGGTGGCTCCATTTCAGGAGAAACACCGCCACCACAATACTGCAAGACTGGAGAATTAAATGAGTTGATTCTCTCAGCCTGCTGAACAGCTCTATGGTCCNCATACAATAATGTTTCTTCTTGAATCACCACTCCAAGACACAGTAACAGGGGAACCCTCAGCATCGACCGCCACTACAAACGTTAAACAACAGTAAAGTTTCCcttgtaaaacacacaaaagggTTCTAAATAAGTAGATGCTACTACAAACCGAGAGAGCAAGTGGCAGCAAAGCCAATTCCTTTGACTTCAAGTTCAGAGACATTAGCAAGAGAGCAAGCAGATTTCACAGCTGCACAAACCGCATGCCAAATATCTGTTGAAGATTGCtgttccattaaaaaaaaatcatgaacctCTCTCTCAGGTCTCTATAACTAATAAAGTCATGACTGTTTAGTAACTCGGATCTTTCTTTATCCTAATAATTACCTCAACACAGTCCCCATCCTTCCAAATCTGTATTGGACTACTAGAAGAGCCTAGAATCTTTCCATTTTCATCAAACAAACCTGCATCATGAAATCAACtttaaaactgaaatcaaaatttcatgGCCAACAAATCAAGAGGGATCATTCTCTTACGCATCTAAGAACCACACAaattgaagaagagattgaataTAACTCGGGAAGAAGGAACTCACCGGCACGGGCGCTTCCAGTGCCAACGTCGACACCGAGAAAAACGGAACGAGACGGCAGTGGATTTAGCTCAGCTGTGGTCATCTCTCATCTCGACAAAGCTACGGAGAGGAGAGGGACCTACGACATATCCTATTTATTTAACTAGGTTATTAACCCGCGCATAGCGCGGGTATATTTATATCGATCAacatataataattcaaaaatattataattttttgacttaaatctttttaacatgaatgttcttttatttctttgcttttaaaaaaaaaatcattgttgttgtttaaaaACATGTCTTTGTAAGTACAAAAAAGTTTTTAGGATAAAATTTGGTATGAAGACGTTTGTTATTTTCTCTTACTTGTTTTATAGTATAAGAGATCTTGCTATTATATTAGCTTAAGCCCTAAAATAATTTTGACAACATATAAGAATGATCATATTGAAAGAAATATAGAAAAGTCATTATTACCACACCTAATAACTAAATCGACCGTCCAAATTACACATTCAAAAATccaaagagatatatatgtaaacaaaaaaaacctccaACTGATGAATGAAGAGCGCCGAATTCAACACACATACCGAAGGATTTTTCTCGTACCAGGTAACTTCAAACTTGTTAATCATGTTGAGATT
It encodes the following:
- the LOC104721822 gene encoding small nuclear ribonucleoprotein E; this encodes MASTKVQRIMTQPINLIFRFLQSKARIQIWLFEQKDLRIEGRITGFDEYMNLVLDEAEEVSIKKKTRKPLGRILLKGDNITLMMNAGK
- the LOC104721823 gene encoding pathogenesis-related protein PR-1-like, coding for MAPPKHISGVSVIITTLILLVTCCHCATYQQQFMGPQNAVRARLRLKPLKWDAKLARYAQWWANQRRRDCALIHSNGPYGENLFWGSGKSWSPSQASYGWLSEARSYNYRSNSCNAEMCGHYTQIVWKNTQRIGCAHVICNGGGGVLLACNYDPPGNFLGRKPY